The genome window AGACAAGATCGCCACGTTCAGGAATATAGGTTTCCACCTCGTTTACCATATTTCCCGCCCAACCTGAGGTCCTGTATATACTTCGCCATGAATATTATCAGGTGTAACCTGGGACAGCAATTGTTCCAGGCTATAACGTTTGCGGCGGATAATTATTGCGTCATCATTTGCCTCTAAATCAACCGGTGTGCCTTCTTTAAGGCCAATTTTTTGGGCCAGCGACAAAGGGATGCGAATCCCCAGACTATTGCCCCACTTTTGCACATGAGGTTGCATGACGATTTTCACCCCTTCCTTGTTTATACATAGTTTATACCTTCAATGCCATAAATACAAGTGTATAAATGCCCCTTTTTATGAAATAGATCCGCGCGCCTTCATCTAATTTTCTCCGTAGACTTATTATTCAAAGGGTAGAGGCATCTTCTTCTTGGGATATTCTACTGGGCTTTTAAACCGGAAGGCACAGGTTCAATCAGAGCGGGATCGTAACATGCCGCTAAACCTGGTTTCCCCGGAATTTCCCGGTGGTGGAAGCGGAATAGGCACCACAATATCACCCGCGTGCCATTGAATGAGATTGTCCACATCGCCCGGTTTAACTTCAGTGGTCAGCACCAGGGCATTCAGTACCACCGGATAGCTGCCCGGCGCGGCAAAAACAAGGCCACGGTTGCTGTTGCCCACTCCATATTGGTCATCGTCTATTGTATGTTGAAGCATCACCTGCCTTACCAGGAAATGGGTGCCGGTTACTTCGCCAGGATCAATGGAGGGCTATTGCCAACCGGGGCATCAAACAGCTTGAAACATTGGGATACCAGGAAGACGAGGCTGCATAAGCAGTTGTTAGGCAGCTTGCTTTATAGATTTTGGGTAATTAGACCTTTGTAAGGGTTTAGGAACCGTAATGTTCAGGGGGGAAAAGGAGATTCAAAAATTAAACCGAATCTGACATAGTAAGTTCGAGAAAATTGGGATAAAGGGGAAGTTGCTCCGATGAAAGTTTTTGCACTGGTTGGAAGTCCCCGGGAAGGGGGAAACACTGATTTGCTGGTGGAAGAAGTGCTGGCGGGAGCACGTGCGAATGGTGCGGAGACGGAAAAAATGCTGGTTAAGGACCTCCGTTTTGAGCCCTGTCAGGGCTGCCTTGAGTGCAGGCCCCAGGGAAAGTGCCGGTTCCGGGACGATGTCGGGATTGTTGTCCGGAAAATGGACGAGGCTGATGCCCTGGTGCTGGGTGCCCCTTCATACATCAATTTTGTACCGGGGCATTTCAAAATGCTCTGTGACCGGCTGGTTGGTCCCACGATCAGTATTCGCAGAACCGGTAGCGATCTGGTTTTTGAGAGCCGGCTCACTCCCAAAAAGAGAAACGGTCTTGCGCTTGCGGTCTGCGCTTGTGAAAAGCAGAAATTTGCTGAAGCTACTTTAAAATTTATGGAGGGACAGCTCAGGATTCACGCCTGCGGCGGAAAAGTCGACCGCCTGGCGGCCGTGGGGCTCCAACTCTACGGACAGGTAACAATGCCGGCGGGCCGTCTCGCTCAAATTGCAGGGTGTGGGGCGGAAGAACGCTATGCATACCAGCAGGGCCTCCTGGAAAAGGCCCGCGACCTGGGGTCCCAGCTTGTTAACTTTTGAAGAGAACAATACAGCGGCTTCAGAGAATAACCCGGTCCGGGTGGGTGTAGATATTCAGGCGGTTTCCCCGCGCAAAGCCGATCACCGTAATTCTCAAATCTTCCGCCAGCTTGAGGGCGAGGTCTGTCGGGGCAGACCGGGAGACTAAAACAGGTACCCCCATCTTCGCGACCTTTAAGAGGATTTCCGAGGAAACCCGCCCGCTGAAGACGATTATTTTATCGTGGGGGGAAATTTCTTCGAGGAAACACTGGCCGTAGATTTTATCGAGGGTATTGTGGCGGCCGATATCCTCCCGGTAAATCAGAATTCGGTCGCGGTGGGCAAGGGCGGCATTGTGAACCCCCCCGGTTTGGTGAAAGAGCCGGGAATTTTCCTGAAGCTCTGCGGCAAGGCGGAGCGCCGTGGCGGTGCTTACTTTGAGGTCGGAAGTCACGGGTTTACAGAGGAGGGCGTCGGCAGCAAAATAAAACGAGGTCCGGCTCCGCCCGCAGCAGGGAGTGATGTAGCGTTTCAAAAAGACCCTTTCGGCAAGACTTGCTGCCTCACTGGTTTCAACCCAGGCCAGCCCCTCCGCTTCGTCGAGGTTAATCCCCCTGAGGTCCCCCCTTTTTTGCAAAATCCCCTCGGCGCAGAGAAAACCTACCGCCATATACTTCAGATCCATGGGAGAGCAAACAAGGGTCGCCAGTTCCTTCGAGTTGAGGTAGACGGTCAGGGCTATTTCC of Bacillota bacterium contains these proteins:
- a CDS encoding AbrB/MazE/SpoVT family DNA-binding domain-containing protein, whose product is MQPHVQKWGNSLGIRIPLSLAQKIGLKEGTPVDLEANDDAIIIRRKRYSLEQLLSQVTPDNIHGEVYTGPQVGREIW
- the fdhD gene encoding formate dehydrogenase accessory sulfurtransferase FdhD; its protein translation is MDDPIVACRVRRVDENGWRDQEDLIAREIALTVYLNSKELATLVCSPMDLKYMAVGFLCAEGILQKRGDLRGINLDEAEGLAWVETSEAASLAERVFLKRYITPCCGRSRTSFYFAADALLCKPVTSDLKVSTATALRLAAELQENSRLFHQTGGVHNAALAHRDRILIYREDIGRHNTLDKIYGQCFLEEISPHDKIIVFSGRVSSEILLKVAKMGVPVLVSRSAPTDLALKLAEDLRITVIGFARGNRLNIYTHPDRVIL
- a CDS encoding flavodoxin family protein; amino-acid sequence: MKVFALVGSPREGGNTDLLVEEVLAGARANGAETEKMLVKDLRFEPCQGCLECRPQGKCRFRDDVGIVVRKMDEADALVLGAPSYINFVPGHFKMLCDRLVGPTISIRRTGSDLVFESRLTPKKRNGLALAVCACEKQKFAEATLKFMEGQLRIHACGGKVDRLAAVGLQLYGQVTMPAGRLAQIAGCGAEERYAYQQGLLEKARDLGSQLVNF